In a single window of the Mesorhizobium shangrilense genome:
- a CDS encoding PIN domain nuclease: protein MIVVDTSVWIAHIRNTDSAPVRTLRSVTDPDQVLVGDIVLLEVLRGARDDLHARRIAVELKKFATVPMLDVAIAVTAAQHYRSLRALGITINKTADLIIASYCLHHDHRLLHFDRDYEPFERHLGLKVVPT, encoded by the coding sequence ATGATCGTCGTCGATACCTCGGTTTGGATCGCGCACATACGAAACACGGACAGCGCTCCCGTCCGAACTCTGCGCTCGGTCACCGATCCCGATCAAGTCCTCGTAGGCGACATTGTGCTTCTAGAGGTACTCCGTGGCGCACGCGACGACCTCCACGCTCGCCGGATCGCCGTTGAACTCAAAAAGTTCGCAACTGTCCCGATGCTCGATGTGGCAATCGCGGTGACCGCCGCGCAGCATTATCGGTCGCTTCGGGCACTGGGCATCACGATCAACAAGACGGCGGACTTGATCATCGCGAGCTATTGCCTGCATCACGATCACCGGTTGCTCCACTTCGACCGAGACTATGAGCCCTTCGAACGTCACCTTGGGCTCAAGGTTGTACCAACCTAA
- a CDS encoding patatin-like phospholipase family protein — protein sequence MNHTAAMHRPSGPTFAVAFGGGGARGLAHIHVIETLDELGIHPVMIAGSSIGAIMGAGMAAGMRGAEIHAYARAILGRRAELASRIWRARPGSLTEMFERGIRVGQFNIERILGAFLPDEIPETFGELGIPLRVTGTDYYGHCLAVFDSGDLRSALAASAAIPAVFQPVTRDGRLYIDGGIYNPVPFDLVEGIADITIAIDVVGAPTEGQRRPTSIDLMFGATQLMMQSINDTKLRQSAPQILLRPPVSAFRALDFLKVETVLHETRAIRDELKREIEKAVAACAAG from the coding sequence ATGAACCACACCGCTGCGATGCACCGTCCATCCGGACCGACCTTCGCCGTCGCCTTTGGCGGCGGGGGCGCGCGCGGCCTCGCCCACATCCATGTCATCGAGACGTTGGACGAGCTGGGCATACACCCGGTGATGATCGCCGGCTCGTCGATCGGGGCGATCATGGGCGCTGGCATGGCGGCAGGCATGCGCGGCGCCGAAATCCATGCCTATGCCCGGGCAATCCTGGGACGGCGCGCCGAACTGGCGAGCCGGATCTGGCGTGCGCGGCCCGGCAGCCTGACGGAAATGTTCGAGCGCGGCATCCGCGTCGGCCAGTTCAACATCGAGCGCATCCTGGGCGCCTTCCTGCCCGACGAGATCCCCGAAACCTTCGGAGAGCTGGGCATTCCGCTTCGCGTCACGGGCACCGACTACTACGGCCACTGCCTTGCGGTCTTCGACAGCGGCGACCTGCGCAGCGCGCTCGCCGCATCTGCCGCCATACCCGCCGTGTTTCAGCCGGTAACGCGGGACGGTCGGCTCTATATCGACGGAGGCATCTACAATCCCGTCCCCTTCGACCTGGTGGAGGGCATAGCCGACATCACCATCGCCATCGACGTGGTCGGAGCGCCGACCGAGGGACAGCGCCGACCGACATCCATCGACCTGATGTTCGGGGCAACGCAACTCATGATGCAGTCCATCAACGACACCAAGCTGCGCCAGAGCGCGCCGCAAATTCTGTTGCGACCCCCGGTCTCGGCATTTCGCGCGCTTGATTTCCTGAAAGTGGAAACCGTCCTGCACGAGACCCGCGCCATCCGGGATGAGCTGAAACGGGAGATCGAGAAGGCGGTTGCCGCGTGCGCCGCGGGCTGA
- a CDS encoding MipA/OmpV family protein: MNSFRLAAAAAVLASSAGAAFAEEDGGGWLSGSWSLTLGASGYFAPEYEGDDKMVFRAVPLVSLGKTGTVTKFASRNDNISLGLIDNGTVRAGVAGKIIFGRDADDSDDLAGLDPVRWGGEAGLFAEVYPLDWLRVRGEVRHGIRSHDGIVGDVAVDAFQDVTPSIRVSGGPRLSFASSDYFDAYYGVSAAESAASGLGAYDPGSGMRAAGVGGAVTWQATDKITASVFGEYARLLGPAEDSTLVKERGSVDQFTVGISTTYRFDFDL, translated from the coding sequence ATGAATTCCTTTCGTCTCGCCGCTGCCGCGGCTGTCCTTGCCAGCAGTGCGGGTGCCGCTTTCGCCGAGGAGGACGGAGGAGGTTGGCTCTCGGGCAGTTGGTCGCTGACGCTCGGTGCTTCCGGCTACTTCGCGCCCGAATACGAGGGCGACGACAAGATGGTGTTCCGCGCGGTGCCGCTGGTGTCGCTTGGCAAGACCGGGACGGTGACCAAGTTCGCCTCGCGCAACGACAACATCTCGCTCGGCCTGATCGACAACGGCACGGTCAGGGCGGGCGTCGCCGGAAAGATCATCTTCGGGCGCGACGCGGACGATTCTGACGACCTGGCGGGGCTCGATCCGGTGCGCTGGGGCGGGGAAGCCGGCCTGTTCGCCGAGGTCTACCCGCTCGACTGGCTGCGTGTGCGGGGCGAGGTGCGGCACGGGATCCGGTCGCATGACGGAATTGTGGGCGACGTCGCGGTGGATGCGTTTCAGGACGTCACGCCGTCGATCCGCGTGTCGGGCGGCCCGCGGCTTTCCTTCGCCTCGTCCGACTATTTCGACGCCTACTACGGCGTGTCGGCGGCGGAATCCGCCGCATCGGGGCTGGGCGCCTACGATCCCGGCAGCGGCATGAGAGCAGCGGGCGTCGGCGGCGCCGTCACCTGGCAGGCGACCGACAAGATCACGGCGAGCGTGTTCGGCGAGTATGCGCGGCTGCTCGGGCCGGCGGAAGACTCCACGCTGGTGAAGGAGCGCGGCTCGGTGGACCAGTTCACGGTCGGCATCTCGACGACGTACCGGTTCGATTTCGATCTTTAG
- a CDS encoding type II toxin-antitoxin system VapB family antitoxin — MRTNIELDDKLMAEAMQITGLKTKKAAVEEALRRMVTTERRRAAIKNLAGMGWEGDLDQMRNDGPPERI, encoded by the coding sequence ATGCGCACGAATATTGAGTTGGACGACAAGCTTATGGCCGAAGCCATGCAGATCACTGGCCTAAAGACCAAGAAAGCTGCGGTTGAGGAGGCGCTTAGGCGAATGGTTACAACCGAGCGTCGGCGGGCGGCGATCAAAAACCTTGCCGGCATGGGGTGGGAGGGAGACCTCGACCAAATGCGCAACGACGGCCCTCCCGAACGCATATGA
- a CDS encoding nucleoside deaminase yields the protein MKRPDFMSLALDEAEAAAERGEVPIGAVVTLGGVVVARAGNRTRELNDPTAHAEMLVIREAAAQLSAERLTDADLYVSLEPCTMCAAAISFARIRRLYFGAADEKGGAVVSGVRFFASPTCHHVPETYPGIGETRAADLLKSFFRSKREG from the coding sequence ATGAAGCGCCCCGACTTCATGAGCCTGGCACTTGACGAAGCCGAGGCCGCCGCCGAACGCGGCGAAGTGCCGATAGGGGCCGTGGTGACCTTGGGCGGCGTCGTGGTTGCGCGTGCCGGCAATCGCACCCGCGAACTCAACGATCCCACTGCCCATGCCGAAATGCTTGTCATCCGCGAAGCGGCCGCGCAGCTTTCGGCCGAGCGGCTCACGGATGCCGACCTCTACGTCTCCCTGGAACCCTGCACCATGTGCGCAGCGGCGATCTCCTTCGCGCGCATCCGGCGGCTGTATTTCGGCGCAGCTGACGAAAAAGGGGGCGCAGTGGTGAGCGGCGTGCGCTTCTTCGCGTCGCCCACCTGCCATCACGTGCCTGAAACCTACCCAGGCATTGGCGAAACACGCGCCGCCGACCTGCTCAAATCGTTCTTTCGATCGAAACGGGAAGGCTGA
- the ileS gene encoding isoleucine--tRNA ligase, protein MTDTAEKLDYSKTLYLPQTDFPMRAGLPEKEPQIVKRWQEMDLYKALREDAHGRPLYVLHDGPPYANGNIHIGHALNKILKDIITRSFQMRGYDSNYIPGWDCHGLPIEWKIEEENYRSKGKQKPDLSEPAAMVEFRQECRRYAEHWIKVQGDEFQRLGVIGDFKNPYLTMAYHAESRIAGELLKFAMSGQLYRGSKPVMWSVVERTALAEAEIEYHDYESDTIWVKFPVFFMAREGAQIKPDLLAAAVVIWTTTPWTIPGNRAVAYSPRVTYGLYEVTAAENDFGPQPGEKLIFAEALAEESFAKSKLQFKKLRAVEADELAALTLAHPLKGLGGGYEFPVPMLPGDHVTDDAGTGFVHTAPGHGREDFDAWMDGAKGLRARGIDPAIPFTVDDAGFFTKDAPGFGPDREGGAARVIDDNGKKGDANKAVIEELIKRNALFARGRLKHSYPHSWRSKKPIIFRNTPQWFVYMDKDLGDATTLRSRALAAIDATRFVPAAGQTRLRAMIAERPDWVLSRQRAWGVPICVFADADGNVLMDEAVNARILEAFEAEGADAWFAEGARERFLGSRANEPWTMVKDILDVWFDSGSTHAFTLEDRPDVKWPADVYLEGSDQHRGWFHSSLLESCGTRGRAPYDTVVTHGFTMDEEGRKMSKSLGNTVVPQDVIKQSGADILRLWVATTDYWEDQRLGKNVLQTNIDAYRKLRNTVRWMLGTLAHDDGAKVPLKDMPELERLMLHRLAELDEVVRGGYDAFDFKRVAKSLLDFMVVDLSAFYFDVRKDALYCDAPSSVRRKAAVQVVRHLFENVVVWLSPLLPFTMEEAWLDRHPDARSVHFEQFREIPAEWRDEALAEKWRKVRQVRRVVTGALEIERARKTIGSSLEAVPVVYVTDAALREAVSDVDLAEIAITSDIEFASGEAPADAFRLDDVAGVAVVIAKAEDRGLTKCARSWRYTSDVGSDPAFPDVSKRDAETLRELQALGRL, encoded by the coding sequence ATGACCGATACCGCCGAAAAGCTCGACTACTCGAAAACCCTCTACTTGCCCCAGACCGATTTCCCGATGCGTGCCGGCCTTCCCGAGAAGGAGCCGCAGATCGTCAAGCGCTGGCAGGAGATGGATCTCTACAAGGCGCTGCGCGAGGACGCCCACGGCCGCCCGCTCTACGTGCTGCATGACGGCCCGCCCTATGCCAACGGCAACATCCATATCGGGCATGCGCTGAACAAGATCCTCAAGGACATCATCACGCGCTCCTTCCAGATGCGCGGCTACGACTCCAACTACATCCCGGGCTGGGACTGCCACGGCCTGCCGATCGAATGGAAGATCGAGGAGGAGAACTACCGCTCCAAGGGCAAGCAGAAGCCGGACCTTTCCGAGCCTGCGGCAATGGTGGAGTTCCGCCAGGAATGCCGCCGCTATGCCGAGCACTGGATCAAGGTGCAGGGCGACGAGTTCCAACGGCTCGGCGTGATCGGCGACTTCAAGAACCCATACCTGACCATGGCCTACCACGCAGAGTCGCGCATCGCCGGCGAACTGCTGAAGTTCGCCATGAGCGGCCAGCTCTATCGCGGCTCCAAGCCGGTGATGTGGAGCGTGGTGGAGCGCACCGCGCTGGCCGAGGCGGAGATCGAGTACCACGACTACGAGAGTGACACGATCTGGGTGAAGTTTCCGGTCTTCTTCATGGCGCGTGAAGGTGCGCAGATTAAGCCAGACCTTCTGGCGGCCGCTGTCGTCATCTGGACGACCACGCCCTGGACCATCCCCGGCAACCGGGCCGTGGCCTATTCGCCGCGCGTTACCTACGGTCTCTACGAGGTTACGGCCGCGGAGAACGATTTCGGGCCGCAGCCCGGCGAAAAGCTGATCTTCGCCGAGGCGCTGGCCGAAGAGTCCTTTGCCAAGTCGAAGCTGCAGTTCAAGAAGCTGCGCGCGGTCGAGGCGGACGAACTGGCGGCGCTGACCCTCGCGCATCCGCTGAAGGGCCTCGGCGGCGGCTACGAGTTCCCGGTTCCCATGCTTCCCGGCGACCACGTCACCGACGACGCCGGCACCGGCTTCGTGCACACCGCGCCCGGCCACGGCCGCGAGGACTTTGACGCCTGGATGGACGGGGCGAAGGGACTGCGCGCGCGTGGCATCGATCCTGCGATCCCCTTCACCGTCGACGACGCCGGCTTCTTCACCAAGGATGCGCCGGGCTTCGGGCCGGATCGCGAAGGGGGCGCTGCCCGCGTCATCGACGACAACGGCAAGAAGGGCGACGCCAACAAGGCGGTCATCGAGGAACTCATCAAGCGCAATGCGCTGTTCGCGCGCGGCCGCCTGAAGCACTCCTATCCGCATTCGTGGCGCTCGAAGAAGCCGATCATCTTCCGCAACACGCCGCAATGGTTCGTCTATATGGACAAGGACCTCGGCGACGCCACGACGCTCCGCAGCCGGGCGCTCGCCGCGATCGACGCGACGCGCTTCGTGCCGGCGGCCGGCCAGACGCGGCTACGCGCCATGATCGCCGAGCGGCCGGACTGGGTTCTGTCGCGGCAGCGCGCCTGGGGCGTGCCGATCTGCGTCTTCGCCGATGCCGACGGCAACGTGCTGATGGACGAGGCTGTCAACGCCCGCATCCTCGAGGCGTTCGAGGCGGAGGGCGCCGACGCGTGGTTCGCCGAAGGGGCGCGCGAGCGGTTCCTCGGCAGCCGCGCCAACGAGCCGTGGACGATGGTCAAGGACATCCTCGACGTCTGGTTCGATTCCGGCTCCACTCACGCCTTCACGCTGGAGGACCGGCCGGACGTGAAATGGCCGGCCGACGTCTATCTGGAGGGTTCCGACCAGCATCGCGGCTGGTTCCACTCCTCGCTGCTGGAAAGCTGCGGCACCCGCGGCCGCGCGCCCTATGACACGGTCGTCACCCATGGCTTCACCATGGACGAGGAAGGCCGCAAGATGTCGAAGTCGCTCGGCAACACGGTCGTCCCGCAGGACGTGATCAAGCAGTCTGGCGCCGACATCCTTCGGCTCTGGGTCGCCACCACCGACTATTGGGAGGACCAGCGGCTCGGCAAGAACGTCCTGCAGACCAACATCGACGCCTACCGCAAGCTGCGCAACACTGTCCGCTGGATGCTGGGCACGCTGGCGCACGATGACGGCGCGAAGGTGCCGCTGAAGGACATGCCGGAACTGGAGCGGCTGATGCTGCACCGGCTTGCGGAGCTCGACGAGGTGGTCCGCGGCGGCTACGACGCCTTCGACTTCAAGCGTGTCGCCAAGTCGCTGCTGGACTTCATGGTGGTCGACCTGTCGGCCTTCTACTTCGACGTGCGCAAGGACGCGCTTTACTGCGACGCGCCGTCGAGCGTGCGCCGCAAGGCGGCCGTGCAGGTCGTCCGGCATCTGTTTGAAAACGTCGTCGTCTGGCTGTCGCCGCTGCTGCCGTTCACCATGGAGGAGGCCTGGCTGGACCGTCATCCTGACGCCCGCTCCGTGCATTTCGAGCAGTTCCGGGAAATCCCCGCCGAGTGGCGCGACGAGGCGCTAGCCGAAAAATGGCGCAAGGTTAGGCAGGTGCGCCGGGTTGTCACCGGCGCGCTGGAGATCGAGCGCGCAAGGAAGACCATCGGCTCCTCGCTGGAGGCGGTGCCGGTCGTCTACGTCACGGACGCGGCGCTGCGCGAAGCGGTGTCGGACGTCGACCTGGCCGAGATCGCCATCACCAGCGACATCGAATTCGCTTCCGGCGAAGCGCCGGCCGATGCGTTCAGGCTGGACGACGTGGCGGGCGTGGCGGTCGTGATCGCGAAGGCCGAGGACCGCGGGCTGACGAAATGCGCCCGCTCGTGGCGCTACACGAGCGACGTCGGCTCCGATCCGGCGTTCCCAGACGTTTCGAAGCGCGACGCCGAGACGCTTCGCGAGTTGCAGGCGCTGGGGCGCCTCTGA
- a CDS encoding pseudouridine synthase — MDDEKKNKTGKGKGPHSGPAGRRDGKPGGKPFGTKPSRAPYKGKSEGAGGRRPFARDHAAGGEQGDRPSFHKGPRPARSGDGERAPFEGKRPFREKREFSGDRPRGAGSDRPFQKGPRPDRSEGGERAPFEGKRPFREKREFSGDRPRGAGSDRPFQKGPRPDRGEGGERAPFEGRRPFREKREFSADRPRAAGSDRPFQKGPRPDRGEGDRPARSASGDRPPFRKGPRPDHADGGRPFRERRDFGADRPARTEGAGSEGERGGDRPFRKPRPEWKQDGEHGNQRPGRFERGDAREAGGDRPRSFGMKRHAEAGHSEGGKPRSYGTKSHDAPKRSSDRPRARGPEAVEEAGERIAKRLARAGIASRREAEDLVSAGRVRVNGKVLSSPAVNVGPDDRIELDGTEIPPIERTRVFLFHKPAGVVTTNRDPEGRKTVFDVLPEGLPRLMTIGRLDINTEGLLLLTNDGGLARVLELPATGWLRRYRVRVHGEVDEKALAGLKDGIAVDGVFYGAIEASLERVQGTNAWLNIGFREGKNREVKNVLGALGLEVTRLIRVSFGPFQLGELPEGEVQELKGRTLRDQLGERLIEESGANFDAPISKPFSNKADQERRPRDDRSREDHAERPRRESRPVEIGEGGLIKGRKRRREDAREDALGKLSTRPERGGFGGRGDKPAFRSGGPGARGKRDDREAQPERPGQRKANVWMAPGARPEREGSKPKAKDKPAPRSGGPGRSGPRPRKP, encoded by the coding sequence ATGGACGACGAAAAGAAGAATAAGACCGGCAAGGGCAAGGGGCCGCACAGCGGACCGGCAGGCCGGCGTGACGGAAAACCCGGCGGCAAGCCATTCGGCACGAAGCCGTCGCGAGCTCCCTACAAAGGGAAGAGCGAGGGCGCCGGCGGCAGGCGGCCCTTCGCGCGCGACCATGCGGCCGGCGGCGAGCAGGGCGACAGGCCGTCGTTCCACAAAGGTCCACGACCGGCGCGCAGTGGCGACGGCGAGCGTGCGCCATTCGAGGGCAAGCGGCCGTTCCGTGAGAAGCGCGAGTTTTCGGGCGACCGTCCGCGCGGCGCTGGCTCGGATCGCCCGTTCCAGAAAGGCCCGAGGCCGGATCGCAGCGAAGGCGGCGAGCGCGCGCCATTCGAGGGCAAGCGGCCGTTCCGCGAGAAGCGCGAGTTTTCGGGCGACCGTCCGCGCGGCGCTGGCTCGGATCGCCCGTTCCAGAAAGGCCCGAGGCCGGATCGCGGCGAAGGCGGCGAGCGTGCGCCGTTCGAGGGCAGGCGGCCTTTCCGCGAGAAGCGTGAGTTTTCGGCTGACCGTCCGCGGGCCGCTGGCTCGGATCGCCCGTTCCAGAAAGGCCCGAGACCGGATCGTGGCGAAGGCGATCGTCCAGCCCGGTCGGCATCGGGCGACCGGCCGCCATTCCGGAAAGGGCCGCGTCCCGATCACGCCGATGGCGGAAGGCCGTTCCGTGAGCGCCGCGATTTTGGCGCGGACCGCCCGGCGCGGACCGAGGGAGCTGGCTCCGAAGGTGAGCGCGGGGGCGACCGCCCGTTCCGCAAGCCGCGTCCCGAGTGGAAACAGGACGGCGAGCACGGCAATCAGCGCCCGGGCCGTTTCGAGCGCGGAGACGCGCGCGAAGCCGGTGGCGACAGGCCGCGTTCGTTCGGCATGAAGCGTCACGCCGAGGCCGGGCACAGCGAGGGTGGCAAGCCGCGCTCTTACGGCACGAAGTCTCATGACGCGCCGAAGCGCAGCTCCGACCGCCCGCGTGCACGCGGGCCCGAGGCCGTCGAAGAGGCCGGCGAGCGCATCGCCAAGCGCCTGGCCCGCGCCGGCATCGCCTCGCGCCGCGAGGCGGAAGACCTGGTTTCGGCCGGCCGCGTCAGGGTGAACGGGAAGGTCCTGAGTTCGCCCGCCGTCAATGTCGGGCCCGACGACCGCATCGAGCTCGACGGCACCGAGATTCCGCCTATCGAGCGGACGCGGGTCTTCCTGTTCCACAAGCCGGCTGGGGTGGTGACGACCAACCGCGACCCGGAAGGCCGCAAGACCGTCTTCGACGTGTTGCCCGAGGGCTTGCCGCGGCTGATGACGATCGGCCGCCTGGATATCAACACCGAAGGCCTGCTGCTGTTGACCAACGATGGCGGGCTGGCGCGCGTGCTCGAGCTGCCTGCGACCGGCTGGCTGCGCCGCTATCGGGTGCGCGTTCATGGCGAGGTGGACGAGAAGGCTTTGGCCGGCCTCAAGGATGGTATCGCCGTGGACGGCGTGTTCTACGGCGCGATCGAAGCTTCGCTGGAGCGCGTTCAGGGCACCAATGCGTGGCTGAACATCGGTTTTCGCGAAGGCAAGAACCGTGAAGTGAAGAACGTGCTTGGCGCGCTCGGCCTCGAGGTGACGCGCCTGATCCGCGTGTCCTTCGGGCCGTTCCAGCTTGGTGAATTGCCCGAGGGCGAGGTGCAGGAGCTCAAGGGCCGGACGCTGCGCGACCAGCTCGGCGAGCGGCTGATCGAGGAATCGGGCGCGAATTTCGATGCACCCATCAGCAAGCCGTTCTCCAACAAGGCCGACCAGGAGCGCCGTCCGCGCGACGACCGCTCGCGCGAAGACCATGCTGAACGGCCCCGCAGGGAATCGCGGCCGGTCGAGATCGGCGAGGGCGGTTTGATCAAGGGCCGCAAGCGCCGGCGGGAGGATGCCCGCGAGGATGCGCTGGGGAAGTTGTCTACGCGGCCGGAACGGGGCGGCTTCGGCGGACGCGGCGACAAGCCCGCATTCCGCTCGGGCGGGCCAGGAGCACGCGGCAAGCGCGACGATCGCGAAGCTCAGCCTGAGCGACCCGGCCAGCGCAAGGCCAATGTCTGGATGGCTCCCGGCGCGCGTCCGGAGCGCGAAGGTTCCAAGCCGAAGGCCAAGGACAAGCCGGCGCCGCGTTCCGGCGGACCGGGCCGCAGTGGCCCAAGGCCGCGCAAGCCCTGA
- the rsmD gene encoding 16S rRNA (guanine(966)-N(2))-methyltransferase RsmD, producing the protein MRIVGGELRGRALATPRGDHIRPTSDRTREAVFNVLAHRFDGAPEGARVLDLFAGTGALGIEAMSRGAAHCLFIEESAEGRGLIRDNIEAFGLQGRTKIFRRDATRLGDAGTILPFDLVFADPPYGKGMGERALKAAKEGGWLRPAALCVVEEAASAVFDAVAGFRLEDERNYGDTIVRFLRLA; encoded by the coding sequence ATGCGGATCGTAGGGGGCGAACTGCGCGGCCGCGCTTTGGCGACGCCTCGCGGCGATCACATCCGGCCGACCAGCGATCGCACGCGCGAAGCCGTGTTCAACGTGCTGGCGCACCGCTTCGACGGAGCGCCGGAAGGAGCCCGCGTGCTCGACCTGTTCGCTGGCACCGGCGCGCTCGGCATCGAGGCGATGTCGCGCGGCGCCGCCCACTGCCTGTTCATCGAAGAATCGGCGGAGGGTAGGGGACTGATCCGCGACAACATCGAGGCGTTCGGGCTGCAGGGCCGCACCAAGATCTTCCGCCGCGACGCCACGCGCCTCGGCGACGCCGGCACCATCCTGCCCTTCGACCTCGTCTTCGCCGACCCGCCGTATGGCAAGGGAATGGGCGAGCGGGCGCTGAAAGCGGCGAAAGAGGGCGGATGGCTGCGGCCGGCGGCGCTTTGTGTCGTCGAGGAGGCTGCCTCGGCCGTGTTCGACGCGGTCGCGGGATTCCGCCTGGAAGATGAACGCAACTATGGCGATACCATCGTCAGGTTCCTGCGGCTCGCCTGA
- a CDS encoding TldD/PmbA family protein, whose translation MTDSLDSARLIDRVAALVEAAKKAGADAADAVAVRGRSSGVSVRLGKVENAESSESDDVSLRVFVGKRVASVSATAASDAGALAERAVAMARVAPEDPFQGLADPSLLVKSPKNLDLFDATTVSADRLREDALAAEEAALAVPGVTNSSGSSASAGLGGLVLATSHGFLGQYVASRFSRSVSVIAGEGTGMERDYDFSSRQHFADLDSPDTIGRKAGERAVKRLNPRKAATGPVTVIFDPRVARGIAGHLAGAINGAAVARKTSFLRDMMGKKVAADAITVTDEPLRVRGQASRPFDGEGVEGRKLEMVTNGVLNHWFLSTSAARELGLETNGRGVRAASSVTPSSTNLAIEPGSTSPEDMIRTLRSGFYVTEVFGQGVNMVTGEYSRGASGFWIEDGELAYPVSEVTIASNLKDMFLNLVPADDLDRNFGTAAPTLLVEGMTLAGR comes from the coding sequence ATGACGGACTCACTTGATTCTGCCCGGCTGATCGACCGTGTCGCAGCGCTGGTCGAAGCCGCGAAGAAGGCCGGCGCGGACGCCGCCGATGCGGTGGCGGTGCGCGGCCGCTCGTCGGGCGTTTCCGTCCGGCTGGGCAAGGTGGAGAATGCCGAATCGTCGGAAAGCGATGACGTCTCGCTGCGTGTCTTCGTCGGGAAGCGCGTCGCAAGCGTCTCGGCGACGGCCGCGTCCGATGCCGGAGCCCTTGCCGAGCGGGCCGTCGCCATGGCGCGGGTCGCGCCCGAAGATCCCTTTCAAGGACTGGCCGATCCGTCGCTGCTGGTGAAGTCGCCGAAGAACCTGGACCTTTTCGACGCAACGACCGTCTCGGCCGACCGGCTGAGGGAGGATGCGCTCGCCGCGGAAGAGGCCGCGCTCGCCGTTCCGGGCGTGACCAACTCCAGCGGCAGCAGCGCAAGCGCCGGACTGGGTGGGCTGGTGCTGGCCACTTCCCATGGCTTCCTCGGGCAATATGTGGCCTCCCGCTTCTCCCGCTCCGTCAGCGTGATCGCCGGCGAGGGCACCGGCATGGAGCGGGACTACGATTTTTCCTCGCGCCAGCATTTCGCCGATCTGGATTCGCCGGACACCATCGGCCGCAAGGCAGGCGAGCGGGCGGTGAAGCGGCTCAACCCGCGGAAGGCTGCCACGGGTCCGGTGACCGTCATCTTCGATCCGCGCGTGGCCCGAGGCATAGCCGGCCATCTTGCCGGAGCCATCAATGGCGCTGCGGTCGCCCGCAAGACCAGCTTCTTGCGCGACATGATGGGCAAGAAGGTCGCTGCCGACGCGATCACAGTCACGGACGAGCCGCTCAGGGTTCGCGGACAGGCTTCGCGTCCCTTCGACGGCGAAGGCGTTGAAGGCCGCAAGCTGGAGATGGTGACGAACGGCGTGCTGAACCACTGGTTCCTGTCCACGTCCGCGGCGCGCGAGCTGGGGCTCGAAACCAACGGCCGCGGCGTGCGGGCCGCTTCGTCGGTCACGCCGTCATCCACGAACCTGGCGATCGAGCCTGGCTCCACGTCTCCCGAGGACATGATCAGAACCTTGAGATCTGGCTTCTATGTTACTGAAGTCTTCGGGCAGGGCGTCAACATGGTCACGGGCGAGTACAGCCGGGGCGCATCCGGCTTCTGGATCGAGGACGGCGAACTCGCCTATCCCGTCTCGGAGGTGACGATCGCTTCGAACCTGAAGGACATGTTCCTGAACCTCGTCCCGGCGGACGATCTCGACCGCAATTTCGGGACCGCGGCGCCGACGCTACTCGTCGAGGGGATGACGCTTGCAGGGCGCTGA